In one Haemophilus parainfluenzae genomic region, the following are encoded:
- a CDS encoding single-stranded DNA-binding protein — translation MAGINKVIIVGNLGNDPEIRTMPNGEAVANISVATSESWTDKNTGERREVTEWHRIVLYRRLAEIAGQYLRKGSQVYVEGRLKTRKWQDNNGQDRYTTEIQGDNLQMLGGRNQEMGGYTPAQSAPQPSYQSRPAQSAPAPQAEPPMDAFDDNIPF, via the coding sequence ATGGCAGGTATTAATAAAGTAATCATCGTAGGTAATTTAGGTAATGATCCTGAAATCCGCACGATGCCAAATGGCGAAGCGGTAGCGAATATCAGCGTGGCAACAAGTGAAAGCTGGACAGATAAAAACACGGGCGAACGTCGTGAAGTCACCGAATGGCACCGTATCGTGTTATATCGTCGTTTAGCGGAAATTGCGGGTCAATACTTACGCAAAGGTTCACAAGTTTATGTTGAAGGTCGTTTAAAAACCCGTAAATGGCAAGATAACAACGGCCAAGATCGTTACACCACTGAAATCCAGGGTGATAACTTACAAATGTTAGGTGGTCGTAATCAAGAGATGGGCGGTTATACACCTGCGCAATCAGCACCACAACCAAGCTATCAATCTCGTCCAGCACAATCTGCGCCAGCGCCACAAGCTGAGCCACCAATGGACGCATTTGATGACAACATTCCATTCTAA
- a CDS encoding formate/nitrite transporter family protein, with protein sequence MQHRDLYPHEILQDVIDKSYAKSQGHLKTLSILSFLGGGYVSFGYMAYLKVVSGIPPEWSGLSTLLGAAVFPICLICILIGGGELATGNMMMMALGRLTKRVSLKKLFRNWIVVSLGNLLGALFMAYFLGHYVGLSEGAASAKTIAIAEAKVQMDFGRAFVSAIACNWMVCMGIWFYFGAKQTSGRILAIWFPVMIFVLIGLQHFVANMFIIPAGIFAGANVTWSQFFFNMIPVFLGNVTGGAAFVGASYLYAYRHLLKEDYCI encoded by the coding sequence ATGCAGCATCGCGATCTTTATCCCCACGAAATCTTACAAGATGTTATTGATAAAAGTTATGCTAAGTCGCAAGGACACCTAAAAACACTTTCTATTTTAAGTTTTTTAGGTGGCGGCTATGTGAGTTTTGGTTATATGGCCTATTTAAAAGTCGTGAGCGGTATTCCTCCAGAGTGGAGTGGGCTATCAACATTACTTGGTGCGGCCGTGTTTCCTATTTGTTTGATTTGTATTCTGATCGGTGGTGGTGAATTAGCCACGGGAAATATGATGATGATGGCATTAGGCCGTTTAACAAAAAGAGTAAGCCTCAAAAAATTATTTCGTAACTGGATTGTAGTGAGTTTGGGCAACCTGCTCGGTGCGCTGTTTATGGCCTATTTCTTAGGGCATTATGTCGGTTTATCAGAAGGTGCAGCCTCTGCTAAAACCATTGCTATCGCCGAGGCTAAAGTGCAAATGGATTTTGGTCGCGCCTTTGTTTCTGCCATTGCCTGTAACTGGATGGTCTGCATGGGTATTTGGTTCTATTTCGGTGCCAAACAAACCTCCGGTCGTATCCTAGCCATATGGTTCCCAGTGATGATTTTTGTGCTTATCGGATTACAGCACTTTGTCGCCAATATGTTTATTATTCCTGCCGGGATTTTTGCTGGTGCTAATGTGACTTGGAGCCAATTCTTCTTCAATATGATTCCTGTCTTTTTAGGCAATGTTACCGGTGGTGCAGCATTTGTCGGTGCGTCTTATCTTTACGCCTATCGTCACTTATTAAAAGAAGATTATTGTATTTAG